From one bacterium genomic stretch:
- a CDS encoding DedA family protein gives MSYLDQSLLPLINFIEHTITSMGSIGIALLMAIESSNIPLPSEAILPFAGYLVSKGLIGFHTACFAGAFGCVAGSIPSYYLGYFGGRPFVENHGKWFLISKKDLETADKWTAKYGDWAFFICRMLPVVRTFISLPAGILKVNLPRFILFTFLGSLIWSYFLVYVGLKLGQHREVFSAFWHKFDYAIVGTLFILFVIYIYRHLKHLKES, from the coding sequence ATGTCTTATCTAGATCAAAGTCTTTTGCCTTTAATTAATTTTATTGAACATACTATAACAAGCATGGGATCGATAGGAATAGCTTTATTAATGGCTATTGAATCCTCAAATATTCCTCTGCCAAGTGAAGCAATTTTGCCTTTTGCAGGATATCTTGTAAGCAAAGGATTAATAGGCTTTCATACAGCTTGTTTTGCAGGAGCTTTCGGTTGTGTTGCAGGCTCTATCCCGTCATATTATCTGGGATACTTCGGAGGAAGGCCTTTTGTCGAAAATCATGGAAAATGGTTTTTAATCAGCAAAAAAGACCTCGAAACCGCTGATAAATGGACTGCAAAATACGGCGACTGGGCATTTTTTATATGCCGCATGCTTCCTGTAGTAAGAACTTTTATTTCTTTACCTGCCGGAATTTTAAAGGTAAATTTACCGAGATTTATCTTGTTTACCTTTCTCGGTTCTTTAATATGGAGTTATTTTCTTGTTTATGTCGGTCTAAAGCTCGGTCAACACAGAGAAGTATTTTCAGCTTTCTGGCATAAATTCGATTACGCCATTGTCGGAACTTTATTTATATTATTCGTAATATATATTTACAGGCATTTAAAACATCTTAAAGAATCTTAA
- a CDS encoding MraY family glycosyltransferase, producing the protein MQYAHIHGFLIAFVLALVIVPVVRSFCLKKGLVDIPNDRKVHKKPIPRLGGVAIWLCTILTFIILVFVNWDYPYGNGLSGILVGGSIMFLLGLVDDLYDLSPKFKLVVQIGAALIAFLLGVRIEILFNPFGGALHLGIFSLPITLIWLVGISNAMNFIDGVDGLAGGVSAICAVTLAVVAIYTNQPISALLASILAGSMMGFLVFNFHPARIFMGDSGALFSGFALAGLSVAGVLKSLTATMVLPILILVVPILDISFSVFRRLLKGSNPMKADAEHIHHKLLQAGFSHNRTATILYLVCAGAGSVAAIIVGAQRVYLTILLIVLSLMLLLSRLANSRKVKESDKLADLNEQPQEEFQV; encoded by the coding sequence ATGCAATATGCCCATATTCACGGTTTTTTAATAGCATTTGTACTGGCTTTAGTAATTGTGCCTGTAGTTAGGAGTTTTTGTCTTAAAAAAGGACTGGTAGATATTCCTAACGACAGAAAAGTCCATAAAAAACCCATTCCAAGACTGGGTGGGGTTGCAATATGGCTTTGTACAATACTCACATTCATAATACTTGTTTTTGTAAACTGGGACTATCCTTATGGCAATGGATTGTCAGGCATACTTGTGGGAGGAAGCATTATGTTTCTTCTCGGACTGGTAGACGATTTATATGACCTAAGCCCTAAATTCAAGCTTGTAGTCCAGATAGGTGCTGCTTTAATAGCATTTTTACTGGGTGTTAGGATTGAAATTTTGTTTAATCCTTTTGGAGGTGCGCTGCATCTCGGAATATTCAGCCTGCCTATAACGTTGATATGGCTTGTCGGTATAAGCAATGCTATGAATTTTATTGACGGAGTTGACGGACTTGCAGGTGGAGTAAGCGCAATCTGTGCGGTGACTCTGGCAGTGGTTGCAATTTATACTAATCAGCCCATAAGCGCACTTCTGGCATCAATCTTAGCCGGTTCAATGATGGGCTTTCTTGTGTTTAATTTTCATCCGGCAAGAATTTTTATGGGAGATTCAGGAGCTTTGTTTTCTGGATTTGCGCTGGCAGGACTTTCTGTCGCTGGAGTATTGAAAAGCCTAACTGCTACAATGGTTTTGCCTATTCTTATATTGGTTGTGCCAATTTTGGATATATCTTTTTCAGTTTTTAGAAGACTTTTAAAAGGTTCAAATCCGATGAAGGCAGATGCAGAGCATATTCACCATAAACTTCTTCAGGCAGGGTTTTCTCATAATAGAACAGCGACTATTCTTTATCTTGTATGTGCAGGAGCCGGCTCTGTTGCAGCAATTATAGTCGGAGCGCAAAGAGTTTATCTTACAATTTTGTTAATCGTATTGTCGCTAATGCTTTTATTATCAAGATTAGCTAATTCCAGAAAAGTTAAAGAATCTGATAAACTAGCGGATTTGAATGAACAGCCTCAGGAAGAATTTCAAGTTTAA
- the glyA gene encoding serine hydroxymethyltransferase, which translates to MEVERIRQTDPEVAELVLKELDRQRNTIELIASENFTSEAVMAACGTVLTNKYAEGKPHKRFYNGCEIVDQIEELAQQRAKKLFGAEHANVQPHSGAQANMAVFLYALKFGDKILGMDLSNGGHLSHGSPANFSGTYFDATTFYGVDEKGYINYDELERLALESKPKMIIAGASAYARTIDFKKFKDIADKVGAYFMADIAHIAGLVAAGLHPSPVEYADFVTTTTHKTLRGPRGGLILCKEQHSLGIDKAVFPGIQGGPLEHIIAGKAIALKEALQPEFKVYQQRILDNAKALAESLIANDMDLVSGGTDNHLMIMDLRKYDKTGKDISNLLEKVNITANKNTVPNDPKSPFVTSGVRLGTPAITTRGFTTEDMKIVGKIIAETVKYSENEEKLSELKTISAELCNKYPLYPDIV; encoded by the coding sequence ATGGAAGTTGAAAGAATAAGACAGACAGACCCTGAAGTGGCAGAACTAGTCTTAAAAGAATTAGACAGACAAAGAAACACTATAGAACTTATTGCAAGCGAAAATTTCACGAGTGAAGCAGTAATGGCTGCGTGTGGAACGGTTTTGACAAATAAATATGCAGAAGGCAAACCGCATAAAAGATTTTATAACGGTTGCGAAATAGTAGACCAGATAGAAGAATTGGCTCAGCAAAGAGCAAAAAAACTTTTCGGAGCAGAACACGCAAATGTGCAGCCACACAGTGGCGCACAGGCAAATATGGCAGTGTTTTTATATGCTTTAAAATTCGGAGATAAAATACTGGGAATGGATTTATCCAACGGAGGACATCTTTCTCACGGTTCACCTGCGAATTTTTCAGGTACTTACTTTGATGCAACAACTTTTTACGGTGTAGATGAAAAAGGTTATATCAATTATGATGAACTCGAAAGACTTGCTCTTGAATCAAAACCGAAAATGATTATCGCAGGTGCAAGTGCTTATGCGAGAACTATAGACTTTAAAAAATTCAAAGATATAGCAGATAAAGTCGGCGCTTATTTTATGGCTGATATAGCACATATTGCAGGGCTTGTAGCAGCAGGACTACATCCTTCACCTGTTGAATATGCGGATTTTGTGACAACTACAACTCATAAAACACTTAGAGGCCCCAGAGGCGGACTAATTCTTTGCAAAGAACAGCACTCTTTAGGCATAGACAAGGCAGTATTCCCCGGAATTCAGGGCGGTCCGCTCGAACATATTATTGCAGGTAAAGCTATAGCATTGAAAGAAGCACTTCAGCCGGAATTCAAAGTTTATCAGCAAAGAATATTAGATAACGCAAAGGCTCTTGCAGAATCCCTGATTGCAAATGATATGGATCTGGTAAGCGGTGGAACAGATAATCATTTAATGATTATGGACTTGAGAAAGTACGATAAAACAGGAAAAGATATCAGTAATTTACTTGAAAAAGTTAATATTACCGCTAACAAAAATACTGTACCTAATGATCCAAAAAGTCCTTTCGTTACAAGCGGAGTAAGACTCGGTACACCTGCAATAACCACAAGGGGTTTCACCACAGAAGATATGAAAATAGTTGGTAAAATCATTGCAGAAACAGTAAAATATTCTGAAAACGAAGAGAAATTAAGCGAATTGAAAACTATTTCAGCGGAATTATGCAATAAATATCCACTTTACCCTGATATAGTATAA
- a CDS encoding nucleotidyltransferase domain-containing protein, which yields MDIKTLQVVEYLNTKLKETFTDFKGAYLYGSRVSGSATDESDIDIVAVFDEISRNKRMDIWGIVGRLEAELDVFIDLHPMTIKELERNPIYYNQVVNNGIFYDAA from the coding sequence ATGGATATAAAAACTTTACAGGTAGTTGAATATTTAAATACAAAACTGAAAGAAACCTTTACTGATTTTAAAGGGGCTTATTTATACGGTTCAAGAGTTAGTGGCTCTGCAACTGATGAAAGCGATATTGATATTGTGGCTGTTTTCGATGAAATAAGCAGAAACAAAAGAATGGATATATGGGGTATTGTTGGTAGACTAGAGGCAGAACTCGATGTTTTTATTGATCTTCACCCTATGACAATAAAAGAACTGGAAAGAAATCCCATATATTACAATCAAGTAGTGAATAACGGTATATTTTATGACGCAGCATAA
- a CDS encoding HEPN domain-containing protein: MTQHKDVLIKIALEKADESIKSAESSIENEFLSTAQNRIYYAIFYSIVALGYFYDFSSSKHSPYLSWFNKKFVYTDKIFNENLFKIYKEAYENRQKSDYEFTWKPDKEDIIKDLNDSKFFIEQIKTHLGY, from the coding sequence ATGACGCAGCATAAAGATGTTCTTATAAAAATAGCACTTGAAAAGGCAGATGAATCTATAAAATCAGCAGAATCAAGCATTGAAAATGAATTTTTATCAACAGCGCAAAACAGAATTTATTATGCGATTTTTTATTCTATTGTTGCACTTGGATATTTTTACGATTTTTCTTCTTCAAAGCACAGTCCATATTTAAGCTGGTTTAACAAGAAATTTGTTTATACTGACAAAATTTTTAATGAAAACCTTTTTAAAATATACAAAGAAGCTTACGAAAACAGACAAAAAAGTGATTATGAATTCACATGGAAACCCGATAAAGAAGATATTATCAAGGATTTGAATGATTCAAAATTTTTTATAGAACAAATTAAAACACATCTCGGTTATTAA
- a CDS encoding AsmA-like C-terminal region-containing protein produces the protein MERVSVPLVLGKLDIDMTWNLGMKIKIDKAFLRKPNGSKFISIGDSRIEVSLLPLLNKHVVIREAVINNLDGIITRTKDGTFDINKIFAKKGKAKYKVEFKNTSINLSNYKLNFIDKNISPEKDFVFSGKNLKIENFTPDKYIKIQAVGAVSELKKPEMLYALTLDADLPLKKINPTKNRLKIRGIIEKFDLSEFKPYINRYSSRYFSDFTGIGSVNFDIDLNTEIVGKRKFFINSKINNLNISSGLREKKESQASSASDEFYGNILSHKGSLIFQTNGNFDDNDLYLDNFQVNGKGINTSIKGKISNFARKKIRNVDLNVEVEGTRAKTAAEIFPKNINVALDPFNKIIKHNIDGNISGNITAKGYYKRPALFGKIKYDDFSVVEKVPDSPNGYGSVDFLGSTLVLDSTQYLSKNGFVKTTGTIVPFKGKKVDLKINSTQNIDFATTLPVLLAVRDMFQFKLAPVTEMDITGRGKVSLDIVGAFKDVTINGYVETKNAKVKYKTLASKAENVNGKVKFNGEKVFYDDLSGVVEGIKLIPSGYSTLHGYSDIKLYMPNLDLKKGQKFIYGSPLLKKVQVSLKDIMDIKGVADTTIFLKGTEEKLDSSGIIKFVGAYLSYKGYGEAFNDLKGQLRYNNENIFMDNINGNVLKNNVTVDGFVAALSKNIDLSIASKNINLEDAKKFVMNSSLMSKAQKIVNDFSFIKGRASFKLKLKGKSNDDCLESLIFENTNAVFIQKNTGFPIKIAKGTFTITDDSVQTPEMQASIANTDFTVKGKVSNLKANINTKAPVVPDIELQIRNFNVAMLKETAKSSLIPNNLRKILADITPSSLPLHSGNNNIFVRINQSGFKAKVNFDNFAMNYLPYDLPLVIENGKAEITDKTAYFSGINGKISNSGFFINGAVKNYLKKPSFETELSMEVNPEDSDRLSSLFKQPVDMKNSIPIVIKLKGGLDNWNVLAKMALNKGTSLSFAKQIGLPDDKVRMIALEAQGKSDRIDIKRMELNIFGRDTELNNQLLRNVDITDEKDKILHISGSVDRLKSQTPIFKTFRVYTNNEKPLSLCILNPGVCKVINNGNDKFFSEGNVKADLTINGSIYNPDIAGFISFYGLKIPDYKLSLGDANVSFTKDNINLNLKGLKIDDSSMDIKALLDYSWQTPLMVRDINITSDYMNIDKIAAVFMANKDLINSSTEDIKATNFVIQNGTLDSKELIMRDMIISNVKADVNFTPDGLLSVSDIQMKAAGGVGTGNLYYNAKSTELSLNLKAKNMQANALATTLLRFPNEVYGTLNGEGQFYTSGRNSEEMISNSNGYADFKIYDGRLVRLGSLEYFLRAANVMQSGIGGLNVNNVIDLVIPQKTGYFDKLEGKLDIKDGVINTEEITSSGDNLSLFISGNFDMLTNYADAKILGKLSKKVLGLLGPLGSVSVNQVIGYIPGFGFLPTAAGEKGLIDLIPGLSKIPVLGLDFNKKNRQFEVDINGNLYEQSSVKSFRWLD, from the coding sequence ATGGAACGTGTTTCTGTTCCACTTGTTTTAGGAAAACTTGATATTGATATGACCTGGAATTTAGGGATGAAAATTAAAATTGATAAAGCTTTTCTAAGAAAGCCGAATGGGAGCAAATTTATAAGTATTGGTGATTCTCGCATTGAGGTTTCGCTGCTTCCTTTGTTGAATAAACATGTTGTGATTCGCGAAGCCGTTATAAACAATCTTGACGGGATTATTACAAGAACTAAAGACGGAACTTTCGATATAAACAAAATCTTTGCCAAAAAAGGAAAAGCAAAATATAAAGTTGAATTTAAAAACACTTCAATAAATTTAAGTAATTATAAACTCAATTTCATAGATAAAAATATATCTCCTGAAAAAGATTTTGTTTTTAGCGGAAAAAATCTAAAAATAGAGAATTTTACTCCTGATAAATATATTAAAATTCAAGCAGTAGGAGCTGTTTCTGAGTTAAAAAAACCCGAAATGCTCTATGCTTTAACTTTGGATGCAGATCTTCCTTTAAAGAAAATAAATCCAACAAAAAATAGGTTAAAAATCAGAGGAATCATTGAAAAATTTGATCTTTCAGAGTTCAAACCTTACATAAACAGATATAGTTCCCGTTATTTCTCGGATTTTACGGGAATTGGCAGTGTAAACTTTGATATAGATTTAAATACAGAAATTGTCGGCAAAAGAAAATTCTTCATTAATTCAAAAATTAACAATCTGAATATAAGCAGCGGACTGAGAGAAAAAAAAGAATCTCAAGCTTCGTCTGCATCTGATGAGTTTTATGGAAATATTTTGTCTCATAAAGGCTCGTTAATCTTTCAAACGAACGGGAATTTTGATGATAATGATTTGTATTTAGATAATTTTCAGGTTAACGGAAAAGGAATTAATACATCTATCAAAGGAAAAATAAGCAATTTTGCCAGAAAAAAAATCAGAAACGTAGATTTAAATGTTGAAGTAGAAGGAACAAGAGCAAAGACAGCAGCAGAAATATTTCCTAAAAATATTAATGTTGCTCTGGATCCGTTTAATAAAATTATAAAACATAATATAGACGGTAATATATCAGGAAATATAACAGCAAAAGGCTATTATAAAAGACCTGCCCTTTTTGGAAAAATTAAATACGATGATTTTTCAGTAGTAGAAAAAGTTCCCGATTCTCCCAACGGTTATGGCAGCGTGGATTTTTTGGGTTCTACGCTGGTCTTGGACAGTACACAGTACCTGAGCAAAAATGGATTTGTTAAAACAACAGGTACTATAGTTCCTTTCAAGGGAAAAAAAGTTGATCTTAAGATAAATTCAACTCAAAACATAGATTTTGCAACAACATTACCTGTCTTGCTTGCTGTCAGAGATATGTTTCAGTTTAAACTAGCACCTGTTACGGAAATGGACATAACAGGAAGAGGAAAAGTCAGTCTTGATATAGTAGGAGCATTTAAAGACGTAACAATAAACGGATATGTAGAAACCAAAAATGCAAAGGTAAAGTACAAAACCCTTGCAAGTAAAGCGGAAAATGTTAACGGAAAAGTGAAATTCAATGGAGAAAAGGTTTTTTATGATGATCTTAGCGGTGTTGTGGAAGGAATAAAGTTGATTCCCTCAGGATATTCAACACTTCACGGGTATTCTGACATAAAATTATATATGCCTAATCTTGATTTAAAAAAAGGACAAAAGTTTATATATGGCAGCCCTCTCCTTAAAAAAGTGCAGGTCTCATTAAAAGACATTATGGACATAAAAGGGGTTGCTGATACTACGATTTTTCTTAAAGGAACAGAAGAAAAGCTTGATTCAAGCGGAATTATAAAATTTGTTGGTGCTTATCTTTCTTATAAAGGCTATGGAGAAGCTTTTAATGATCTCAAAGGGCAGCTAAGGTACAACAATGAAAATATATTTATGGATAATATAAATGGCAATGTCTTAAAAAACAACGTAACTGTTGACGGTTTTGTGGCTGCATTAAGTAAAAATATTGATCTTTCAATTGCTTCCAAAAATATTAATCTGGAAGATGCCAAGAAATTTGTCATGAACAGTTCTTTAATGTCTAAAGCACAGAAAATAGTTAATGATTTTTCTTTTATTAAAGGAAGAGCTTCTTTTAAATTGAAACTCAAGGGAAAATCTAATGATGATTGCCTTGAAAGCCTGATTTTTGAGAATACGAATGCAGTTTTTATACAAAAAAATACTGGTTTCCCGATAAAAATTGCTAAAGGAACTTTTACCATAACTGATGATTCTGTTCAAACTCCAGAAATGCAAGCAAGTATTGCAAATACGGATTTTACTGTCAAAGGCAAAGTTTCTAATCTTAAAGCAAACATCAATACAAAAGCTCCTGTAGTGCCTGATATAGAGTTGCAAATAAGAAATTTTAACGTTGCAATGCTTAAAGAAACAGCAAAATCCTCTTTAATTCCTAATAATTTAAGAAAAATTTTGGCAGATATAACCCCATCTTCATTGCCTCTTCATAGCGGTAATAATAATATTTTTGTAAGGATAAATCAGTCAGGATTCAAGGCTAAAGTGAATTTTGATAATTTCGCAATGAATTATTTGCCCTACGATTTACCCCTTGTAATTGAAAATGGAAAAGCTGAAATAACTGATAAAACCGCATATTTTTCAGGCATAAACGGTAAAATATCAAATTCAGGATTCTTTATAAATGGAGCCGTAAAAAATTATCTAAAAAAACCTTCGTTTGAGACGGAATTATCTATGGAAGTTAATCCTGAAGATTCAGACAGACTTAGTTCACTGTTTAAACAACCTGTTGATATGAAAAACAGTATCCCTATAGTGATAAAACTCAAGGGAGGTCTTGATAACTGGAATGTTTTGGCAAAGATGGCGCTTAACAAAGGCACTTCTTTGAGTTTTGCTAAGCAAATAGGCTTGCCTGATGATAAAGTAAGAATGATTGCTCTGGAGGCTCAGGGCAAAAGTGACAGAATTGATATAAAAAGAATGGAACTCAACATTTTCGGAAGAGATACTGAACTGAACAATCAATTACTTCGTAATGTTGATATTACAGACGAAAAAGATAAAATCCTGCACATTTCAGGCTCTGTAGACAGATTAAAAAGCCAAACTCCAATATTTAAAACCTTTAGAGTTTATACAAATAACGAAAAGCCCCTTAGTCTATGTATTTTAAATCCAGGTGTATGCAAAGTTATAAATAATGGAAATGATAAATTCTTTTCTGAAGGAAATGTAAAAGCTGATTTAACAATTAACGGATCAATTTATAATCCTGATATTGCAGGTTTTATTTCTTTTTACGGATTAAAAATACCTGATTATAAGTTAAGTCTTGGAGATGCAAATGTTTCTTTTACTAAAGACAATATTAATCTTAATCTTAAAGGCTTAAAAATAGATGATTCTTCTATGGATATTAAAGCTTTACTCGATTATTCATGGCAAACTCCCTTGATGGTTAGAGATATCAATATCACTTCAGATTATATGAATATTGATAAGATTGCTGCAGTTTTTATGGCAAATAAAGATTTGATAAACAGCAGTACAGAGGATATTAAAGCAACAAATTTTGTTATTCAAAATGGAACTCTTGATTCTAAAGAGTTAATCATGCGCGATATGATTATTTCAAATGTTAAAGCTGATGTAAACTTCACTCCTGATGGATTATTATCTGTTTCTGATATTCAAATGAAAGCAGCAGGTGGCGTTGGCACGGGTAATCTCTATTATAATGCCAAGTCAACAGAACTTTCGCTTAATTTAAAAGCCAAGAATATGCAGGCAAATGCTCTTGCTACAACACTTTTAAGATTTCCAAACGAAGTTTACGGAACTCTTAACGGAGAAGGACAATTTTATACAAGTGGAAGAAATTCCGAAGAAATGATTTCTAATTCAAACGGCTATGCTGATTTCAAAATTTATGACGGTAGACTTGTCAGGCTTGGTTCGCTTGAGTACTTCTTGAGAGCTGCAAATGTAATGCAGAGTGGTATTGGTGGATTGAATGTCAATAATGTTATTGATCTTGTCATTCCTCAAAAAACAGGATATTTTGACAAACTGGAAGGAAAACTTGATATAAAAGACGGTGTAATTAATACAGAAGAGATAACTTCTTCCGGAGATAACTTGAGCCTGTTTATTTCAGGCAACTTTGATATGCTTACAAACTATGCTGACGCTAAAATACTTGGTAAACTTTCCAAAAAAGTATTAGGATTGTTGGGTCCTCTCGGAAGTGTTTCTGTAAATCAGGTTATAGGCTATATTCCCGGGTTTGGATTTTTGCCAACTGCGGCAGGAGAAAAAGGTCTTATTGATTTAATCCCCGGATTAAGCAAAATCCCTGTACTCGGGCTTGATTTTAATAAGAAAAACAGACAGTTTGAAGTTGATATTAATGGCAATCTCTACGAACAAAGCTCAGTAAAAAGCTTTAGGTGGCTAGATTAA
- a CDS encoding trypsin-like peptidase domain-containing protein, with amino-acid sequence MQKINKKDFILVIFVLILSFFSGYEGGQISYKNSLSYKNTNYENIQKNIISDNKTKTNITTEPASMSLSAKLATPAVVNISLGSRNLSQFVLRNTSTNIYRPLEKRYFSLGSGIIISHDGYILTNNHVVENLGGNISVSLSNGKRFMAKTVGTDPKTDLAIIKINANDLPIIKLGDSDKAIVGDVVIAVGNPFGIGETVTMGIISAVGRTNIGIVEYENFIQTDAAINPGSSGGALVNTKGELVGINTAILTKSGGYEGIGFAIPTNMAKKVINSIMKNGRVERGWLGAGIQDTNIEIAKFLSKKLVKGVVITDIIKDSPAFMYGLKKGDIIISLNNKKIENITQVKNEVAETHAGNKIIMNIIRKGKKETISVKISKLPDNLEVFDVSNFKITAK; translated from the coding sequence TTGCAAAAGATTAATAAAAAAGACTTTATATTAGTAATTTTCGTTCTGATTTTATCATTTTTTTCGGGATATGAAGGTGGACAGATTTCATATAAAAATTCTTTGTCATATAAAAATACAAATTATGAAAACATCCAAAAAAATATTATTTCAGATAATAAAACTAAAACAAATATCACTACAGAACCTGCTTCCATGTCTTTGTCGGCAAAGTTGGCTACTCCTGCTGTCGTTAATATTTCACTTGGAAGTAGAAATTTATCCCAATTTGTGTTGAGAAATACATCCACAAACATATATAGACCTTTAGAAAAGAGATATTTCAGCTTAGGCTCAGGTATAATTATTTCTCATGACGGGTATATTTTGACAAATAATCATGTAGTAGAAAATCTTGGCGGAAATATCAGTGTAAGCCTTTCCAACGGAAAAAGATTCATGGCAAAAACAGTCGGTACTGACCCAAAAACCGATTTGGCTATAATTAAAATAAATGCAAACGACCTTCCGATTATAAAATTAGGTGATTCTGACAAAGCTATTGTTGGTGATGTAGTAATTGCGGTAGGAAATCCCTTTGGGATAGGTGAAACTGTAACCATGGGGATAATAAGCGCAGTAGGACGTACAAATATAGGCATTGTTGAGTATGAAAATTTTATTCAGACAGATGCAGCAATAAATCCGGGAAGTTCAGGAGGTGCGCTGGTTAATACAAAAGGCGAACTTGTGGGAATAAATACGGCAATCCTTACCAAAAGCGGAGGATATGAAGGCATAGGTTTTGCAATCCCCACCAATATGGCAAAAAAAGTTATTAATTCTATTATGAAAAACGGCAGGGTTGAAAGAGGTTGGCTGGGAGCAGGCATTCAAGATACTAATATCGAAATAGCCAAATTTTTATCAAAAAAATTGGTTAAAGGTGTTGTAATTACAGATATCATAAAAGACAGCCCCGCTTTTATGTACGGGTTAAAAAAAGGCGATATAATAATATCGTTGAATAATAAAAAAATAGAAAATATAACTCAGGTCAAAAATGAAGTTGCCGAAACGCATGCCGGTAATAAAATCATTATGAATATTATAAGAAAAGGAAAAAAAGAAACTATTTCCGTTAAAATATCAAAATTGCCTGATAATTTGGAAGTTTTTGATGTCAGTAATTTTAAAATCACTGCAAAATAA